One region of Chryseobacterium sp. SORGH_AS_0447 genomic DNA includes:
- a CDS encoding sugar transferase, whose protein sequence is MIRIFDFLFSFFGLLFLWPILLILYIVGLFDTGSPIFVQERVGRNKKPFKLIKFRTMPVNTKSVATHLTQNVQITKFGSFLRKSKLDELPQLINVLTGDMSLVGPRPNLFNQTELIEERDKRGVYSAVPGITGLAQINEIDMSTPVKLAEKDAEMLKSLTISDYFRYIFSTVGGKGQGDRIQK, encoded by the coding sequence ATGATACGCATATTCGACTTTCTTTTTTCATTTTTCGGACTATTGTTTTTATGGCCCATCCTGCTTATATTGTATATTGTCGGTCTGTTCGATACGGGTTCTCCAATTTTTGTGCAGGAAAGGGTAGGACGCAATAAAAAGCCTTTTAAACTGATAAAATTTCGTACGATGCCGGTTAATACAAAATCAGTAGCCACCCATCTTACTCAGAATGTGCAGATAACTAAATTCGGTTCTTTCTTACGTAAATCAAAATTGGACGAACTTCCGCAATTAATTAATGTTTTAACAGGGGATATGAGTTTAGTAGGGCCAAGGCCTAACTTGTTCAATCAGACAGAATTAATTGAAGAACGGGATAAAAGAGGGGTTTATAGTGCTGTTCCAGGAATTACAGGTTTAGCGCAAATTAACGAGATTGATATGTCAACGCCTGTAAAGCTAGCTGAAAAAGATGCAGAAATGCTTAAGAGCTTAACGATTTCCGATTACTTTAGATATATTTTTTCTACTGTTGGCGGAAAAGGACAAGGTGACAGAATTCAAAAGTAA
- a CDS encoding NAD-dependent epimerase/dehydratase family protein, with protein MKIIITGSSGFVGNNLSDFLQNKGCTVNNLSLRNKDWKTHLPKSADAIIHLAGKAHDTKNISDPDEYYKINRDLTVALFNEFLNSEIKEFFYFSSVKAAADSVKGTLTENENANPMTHYGKSKIEAEEYILSQNLPAAKKVYIIRPCMIHGPGNKGNLNLLYKIVDKGLPWPLAAFHNQRSFLGIDNLNYLIHQMLLKEDLPSGIYNFADDGALSTNQLIETINKALDKKAKLWNISKSLLEKTASLGDKLKLPLNSERLKKLTESYVVSNQKIKTALGIEKLPFSAEEGLIKTIKSFQKEK; from the coding sequence AAAGGATGTACAGTAAACAATCTTTCTTTAAGAAATAAAGACTGGAAAACCCATCTTCCAAAATCCGCTGATGCCATCATTCACCTAGCCGGCAAAGCTCATGATACAAAAAATATTTCAGATCCGGATGAGTACTACAAAATAAACCGGGATTTAACTGTAGCGCTTTTTAATGAATTCTTAAATTCAGAGATAAAAGAATTTTTTTATTTCAGTTCTGTTAAAGCTGCTGCGGATTCTGTGAAAGGTACTTTAACTGAGAACGAAAATGCCAATCCGATGACGCATTATGGAAAATCGAAAATTGAAGCTGAAGAATATATTTTGAGTCAGAATTTACCTGCAGCAAAAAAAGTGTATATCATTCGTCCCTGTATGATTCATGGCCCGGGAAATAAAGGTAATTTGAATCTTTTATATAAAATCGTTGACAAAGGTTTGCCTTGGCCGCTTGCCGCATTTCATAATCAGAGATCTTTTTTAGGAATTGATAATTTAAATTATCTTATCCACCAAATGCTTTTAAAAGAAGATCTGCCGTCAGGAATTTATAATTTTGCAGATGACGGTGCACTTTCAACAAACCAGTTGATAGAAACAATAAATAAAGCTTTAGATAAAAAAGCCAAACTTTGGAATATTTCGAAAAGCTTGCTGGAAAAAACTGCTTCTTTAGGAGATAAATTAAAATTACCTTTAAATTCTGAAAGATTGAAAAAATTGACAGAATCTTATGTGGTTTCCAATCAAAAAATAAAGACAGCATTAGGAATTGAAAAACTTCCTTTTTCAGCCGAGGAAGGTTTAATTAAAACCATTAAAAGCTTTCAAAAAGAAAAGTAA